Sequence from the Longimicrobium sp. genome:
GGTTTCCGGCGGGATGCGCAGCCATCAATGTAAGGAGTGCGGCCCTCTGAGTCACCTTTTTCGATTTCGCTGGCACGGAACGCGAAGTGGCGACCGCCCGCCGAACCCCATTCCTCTCGACCAGACGCCCCGATCTCGTTGACGTTCTTCGATGTCCTGACGGCCGCCGCGCTCGGCGTGTACCTCGCGGCGGCGGGCGCGGCGTGGTGGGCGCTGCGCCGTCCCACGCCGCCGCCCAGCGACGCGACGCCGTTCGTCAGCGTGGTAGTGGCCGCGCGCAACGAAGCCGCCCGCCTCCCCGCGCTCCTCGCCGACCTGGCCGCGCAGACGTACCCGGCCTTCGAGGCGCTGATCGTGGACGACCGCTCCACGGACTCGACGGCGGAGCTCGTCGAAACGGCCGCCGCGCGCCACCCCGGCCGCTTCCGCCTCGTCCGCCAGACGGATGTCCCAGACGGCATCTCGCCGAAGAAGCTGGCCCTGCAGCGCGGCGTCGAAGCCAGCCGCGGCGAGATCCTCCTCCTGACCGACGCCGATTGCCGTGTTCCGTGCACCTGGGTGGCCGGGTTGGTGCGCTCCTTTCAGCCTGACGTCGCGATGGTGCTCGGATGCTCCGAATACGCCTCCGAGGGCTCCTGGTTCGAGCGATTCCAGGCGTTCGACTTCCTCACGCTGACCACCACGATGCTCGCGAGCGCCCGTCTGAGCATGCCGCTGGGCGCGTCGGGCCACAACCTGGCCTACCGCCGCGCCGCCTTCGACCACGTCGGCGGCTACCGCTCCGGCCTCACCCGCATCGCCGGCGACGACATGCTCATGCTCTACCTGATCCGCTCCGCGCCCGATCTGGGCCGCATCGCCTGGGCGGACGGCGCGGACACGCTCGTGCGAACCCAGCCCGTCCCCACGATGCGCGACTTCCGCAACCAGCGCGCGCGCTGGGCGTCCAGCGGGATGCACCACTTTCGCGCGGACGTGCGGGTGCTGGCGTACGGAGCGGCATCGCTCTACGCCAACGTCTTCGTACTGTGCGGGCCGCTCTTCGTGTGGACGGGGTACCTGACGTGGGCGGGATGGATTGCGGGCGTGCTCGCCAAGCTGGCCGCGGACCTCCTGGTGTACGCCACCGCGGCGCGCAGCTTCGGCCGCACCGGGCTGCTGCGCTGGCTCCCGCTCTGGTTCCTCGCGCAGCCCATCTACCTGACCGCGATGGCGGTGTGGGGAAGCCGCCCTCGTTTCCACTGGAAGCCCTGACAGGAGCAATCGCGTGCCCGAAGACGACTTCACGGAGCTCTCCGTCCGCGCCGTCACCACCGCCGCGCACGACCTTGGCCTCGATCCATCCCTCTTCGTAGAGGAGCTCGCGCAGGGCGAGATCGGCCTCCTCATCACCTACCTCCGCGCCGCCGCCCCCTTCATCGACGACGTGGACCTCCGCGCCCGCATCGAAGCCCTGCTCCACCGCCTGACCGCGTGGAGCGGAGCCGGCGAGTGAACTCGCTGCAACAAAAGCACAAAGTCCGCCTGCGCGGACTCCCGGTCTGATGCCTCCGTTATCCAGACGGCTTCAGCCGTCTTCGCGTGGTTCCAGCCGGGGGCTTCAGCCCCCGGTGATCGCGGCCGGGCCAATGTGAGCCGGCACCACCCCCACCGCGCAACCTGCGAAGGCAGGTTTCCCGCGGTTGTTGCAGCGGTTTCAACCGCCGGAACATCTGGATTCACCCGCCCCATCCCTCCACGCAAAAAAGACCCGGACGATCCCTCGCCCGGGCCCTCCTCACCTCCATCACCCAATCACCCCGACCGCGCCAGCCGCCTCGCAAAGATCCGCAACCCTTCCATGACGTCGTCCGCGTAGGCGGGCATCTCGCCGATCATGACCTCGGCGTCCTTGGGGAGGGCCAGCTCCAGCGCGTCGATGGCGCGTTTGATCGACTCGGCGCGGGCATTGCGGGCGCCGGAGTCGCCCGAGTGGGGGCTGAAGGCGCGTCGGCGGCGGACCTTGGTCTCGAACTCGTCGCGGCCCTGGTTGCTCACGGAGACCCAGCCATTGCGCTCGTCGATGAGCGAGCGCGACTTAAGAGCCCTCACCACGCGTCCATCCAGGTGATCCACCGGAACGGGGCCGGTCTGCCGCGAAAGGTAGCGCAGCAGGTCGGTCTGTTTTTCGTTTAATGTATTCGGCATGGGACAACTATATTACAGAAAACCCGGTTTCGCGCAAGAGCCCGCCGCACGCAAGGTTGGATCGAATTCGACCGCCATGTGCCACAAGCACGCCAGGGATGGCGCG
This genomic interval carries:
- a CDS encoding glycosyltransferase, whose protein sequence is MTFFDVLTAAALGVYLAAAGAAWWALRRPTPPPSDATPFVSVVVAARNEAARLPALLADLAAQTYPAFEALIVDDRSTDSTAELVETAAARHPGRFRLVRQTDVPDGISPKKLALQRGVEASRGEILLLTDADCRVPCTWVAGLVRSFQPDVAMVLGCSEYASEGSWFERFQAFDFLTLTTTMLASARLSMPLGASGHNLAYRRAAFDHVGGYRSGLTRIAGDDMLMLYLIRSAPDLGRIAWADGADTLVRTQPVPTMRDFRNQRARWASSGMHHFRADVRVLAYGAASLYANVFVLCGPLFVWTGYLTWAGWIAGVLAKLAADLLVYATAARSFGRTGLLRWLPLWFLAQPIYLTAMAVWGSRPRFHWKP